The DNA window GGCATCGGTGAAAACGAAAAAATACAGGAGTTTTTGCTACCGCAGATGACCCCGGGGGATGAAAAAAAGCGCATCGCAAAGGCCGCGGGGATCATGTCTTTTGCAACCCTGATCAGCCGTATCCTCGGTTACATTAAGGATATGATACTGGCGAATTTTTTTGGGGCGACCGGGACAGCCGATACGTTTTTTGTTGCGTTCAGAATCCCGAACCTTCTCAGAGAACTGTTCGCAGAAGGTTCTATGTCCTCCGCATTTATTCCTGTCCTGACGGAATACCAGACAAAACATGGTCCGGAAAAGGCGAAGCAGCTTGTCAGGATTACCTTTACTTTTATCCTGCTTTTCGTGGGTTCGATCTGCATTCTCGGGGTTGTCTTTGCTCCCCAGATAGTCGCGGTAATTGCTCCGGGTTTTATCGATACACCGGACAAATTCTCCCTGACAGTGCTCCTTACAAGGGTGATGTTCCCGTTCCTGTTGTTCATAAGCCTTGCTGCACTTTCCATGGGCGCATTACACGTCAGGCGGACTTTCTTTGTCCCTGCGCTTGCGCCGGCAATGCTGAACATCACGATTATCATAGTGGTGGTACTGTTTACAGCACGGATGACAGAGCCGATCCTCGCGGTGGCGATCGGTGTCGCGATAGGAGGATTCGTGCAGTTTGCGTTTCAGCTCCCGCCCTTTTTCCGGCACGGATACTCATTGAAGCCGGCATATGATTTCAGGCACGAGGGGCTGAGAAGGATGTCGATTCTCATAATGCCTGCCACGATGGGGATGGCAGTGGCGCAGATAAATATCTTCATCAGCACTATTCTTGCCTCTTTCCTTCCTGAAGGAAGCATCACGTATCTTTATTATTCGATGCGTCTTGTTCAGTTCCCTGTCGGCATATTCGGAGTGGCGATGGGAATGGCGATACTCCCGGCACTATCGGAGCATGCAGTAAACAGAGACCATGACAGGCTGCGGGAA is part of the Nitrospirota bacterium genome and encodes:
- the murJ gene encoding murein biosynthesis integral membrane protein MurJ translates to MTPGDEKKRIAKAAGIMSFATLISRILGYIKDMILANFFGATGTADTFFVAFRIPNLLRELFAEGSMSSAFIPVLTEYQTKHGPEKAKQLVRITFTFILLFVGSICILGVVFAPQIVAVIAPGFIDTPDKFSLTVLLTRVMFPFLLFISLAALSMGALHVRRTFFVPALAPAMLNITIIIVVVLFTARMTEPILAVAIGVAIGGFVQFAFQLPPFFRHGYSLKPAYDFRHEGLRRMSILIMPATMGMAVAQINIFISTILASFLPEGSITYLYYSMRLVQFPVGIFGVAMGMAILPALSEHAVNRDHDRLREDFSFALRLLFFVTVPAMAGLIALREPIVNILFQRGMFDYAATVGTAQALLFYSIGIWSIVGVRIVTAGFYAMQDTKTPVKVALVALASNVILSVLLMHPLRHNGLALANSLASGVNFVLLFFFLRKKLERVDAKRIISSFAKSILSASVMGVAGWAVLRGEMWQIHGNTLHKSLYLGGTIAFCLVTYFCLCALLKSEEFAYVAGMFRQKFRK